The sequence TGGAGCTTTGGGGCCGTATGCTGTGGGCCCTCCTGTCTGGCCCAGGGAGAGGGGGAAGTACCCTCGGCTGGGCCTTCAGCTCATGGCAACCCCAACCACCTCTGGCTGGGTTATCCAGTGCCACAGAACTGGTCAGCCACTGGACTAGGGTCTTTGAGAAAAGAGGTATCCCTGAGGCCCGGGAATCCAGTGAGTACATCGTGGCTCATGTCCTTGGAGCCAAAACAGTTAAGTTCAGTGTTGTCAAGAGgacaggaagagggaggagggaggacttTGGGAAGGGATATCCAGGTTTTCTGTTCACTAAGAGTTCTTAGCTGAGACTGATGGGATTTTTCTGAAGGAACGTCTTAGCACCTGGCACACACTGTAACagtttgttggatgaatgaataaatctctGCCTAAGTGTTCTGGGATAGACACCTGGAGGCCTGGtattagctgtgtaaccttgggcaggATGCTGCCCCCTCTGGGCCCAGATGATGAGAGCGTTGGGCCTCCAGACCAGTGCTAGGCAGGCATTATCCACATAAGACACCTGGGTTGGGGCCCCTGGGCCCAGTGAGCCAGCCACTTACATTCTCTGTGGGGACAGTTTCAGAGCCTGAGGCCGGCACTTTGGACCCAGCCCTTGACCTCTCAGCAACTACAGTGTATCCGGGAGCTGAGTAGCCGTCGATTGCAGAGGTGAGCACCCATGGATCAGACCTGAACAATGTGTTTGGGGAGCAGCAGTCCAGCTTCCCCTATCCCCACCAAGTTCAGGGAGGAGGAGAATGTCCAAGGACTAAGGAGGTGTTAGGGTGCAGGGGTGGCAAGAGTGGGGCTGGGGTAGTGAatagaagaagggagggagggaaggcttTGCCTCAGGAGTCCCAAGGCCCTGGAGACATGGTCTTGCCTGATACCCTTGGCCACAAGTGGTATCTCTCAACCCAGGCATGGTCCTATTGGTCCTGGCTCTGTCAATGATGACCACCCGGCTGCCCCCTCTGCAGGATGCCGGTGCAGTACATCCTTGGAGAGTGGGACTTTCAGGGGCTCAGCCTGAGGATGGTGCCCCCAGTGTTTATTCCTCGGCCAGAAACAGAGGTAGGTGTGCCACCAAGGCAAGGCAGGATCAGGATGAGGGTGGAGTTCAGGGTACCGGTCTTACCCCAGGCTTCCTCCAGGGGGCACTGGGGCCCCATGACTTCAGGGACATTGCCTTTCTAGACACGTATCTTCTCACTGTCTGTGGTGGCAGAGCCCAGAGGACAAGATTCCTGTTGGTCCCCTTGACTGTCATGTTCCAAGCTACCACCCCAGCCTCTAGGTCTGGCAATGTCCCAGAGTGCCTCAAATAGTGCTGCCCAAGTACTTAGACTGTTCCGCTGTTTCTCTGGGAGCTGTCCCATGGCTTACCCAACCCACAGGGAACAGTGTCCTCcagcagcttctcaggaggcaTGGAGGAAGTGGAGAGGGCTCCAGCCGGACACCTGGAGACCTGgtatcagctgtgtgacctcgggcagGTCACTGCCCTACTGCCCTCTCTGGGCCCAGTTGATGAGAGGGTTAGGCCTCCAGACCAGAGAATCTGATCTACTGACTGGTCTGGTAATCACCCGTGTTGTCCCTCAAATTACTAGGACTAGGGATGTGCGGCGCAAATGTGCTATCCCTTGGTAAGGCACCCTGGTCCTGGAAGAGACGTTTTCTATGGCCCTTCTTGGACTCCCCTCTGACTTTgtaggtggcagagctgggagccaGAGGGTACAGACCAGGGAGTAGAGCTGAGTGAGAGCTGGTGGGCAAGTCAGAGGGCGGCACGTTCTGAGAAGGAATGTTTCTAGAAAGACCCAAGCACACAAACATTTCTGGGAAAGATTCCCATTCCCCTGCCGTGGCCAGGGGCCCCAAACCCTTCCTTCACTTTCCCAGCTTCTGTCCCCTAGCCAAGAAACTCTCTGACACCTCTCCCCTCCATGTCATCTGGTTGGGAGGCCAGGTCCTTGCTTCATTGCCCAGTGTCAGGGCAGGGACAGTAGGGAATCTGAGGCCTTGCTGAAGTCACAGGGCTGTCAAGGAAGGGAGCATGAGGGCAGCACTTGGACTTCCTGACTCCCAAGTCAGAGCCCCATCCCTCTCATGGTGGCTCCCCTATCTGGGATTGGCATGACCTAGGACACAGTATGGAGACCCAGAGCAAGGTGTGGCCTGCCACCTGCAGGCCTTGGGAGGCTTACCTGTGGCTCCCAAAAACACGTGATCTCTGGCGAAGAGATCATTTGCTGTCTCCGGCTGCCCAGGGTCAGGGCATGGTGACCTTTGAGTTCCTTCAGAGCTGACCTGGCACCAGCCATATGTGCCAGGGTTCTGAGTATCAAGTGTGGACTTTGGCTCCCATGTGGCCCCTGATTCTTAGATTGGTCTGGGCCAAGAGAGCAGCTCTACTGcaaggggtggggtgaggggagatGCTGCGATTGGGAGGCCAGGTGCTCACCTCACTGTGCAGACATTTCTGAGAACTCACCAGGTTCACCCCAATGTAAAGCCACATCGGGGGATGCCTTACCAAGAACTCAAGAGGACGTGGCCTGTGGCAGAGAGTGGTGAGAATGGGTGCAGAGGATGGTGTCTGATGAAGGAGGAGTCTGAAGTGCAAACTTGCAGGAGGCATGTGACCAGTGAGTTGGATTTTCCCTAGGGGTGAGAAGGTGGTTCAGCTTCTGGCCTGGCAGTGAGTACAGTAGGAAACTCAGGGCTGGGGGTGTGAACCATTCTCACCTGGCCTGCTGTGAGGCTGTACAGGTTGTGGGAGGATCAGTGTTTTGTCTGTGATTGACTCGAAGGAGGCAATGCCACCTCCCTGGGTCTGCTCCACCAGGGATGCCATCCTAATAGAGGGTACTTGTGGGCACTCAGGTTCTGCTGAGGCCTTGGGCCAACCTCTTGATGGGGTATGAAGTCCATGTTGGGGCAGCAGTTCTAGGCAGAGCCAACAGCTGCCTGCCCCTCGCCTCCTTCCTGCATGCCCCTGTGCCCCACCTTGTTTTTGGATTCTTTCCATATTCACCTGGAGGGGGTGCCTTGAGCCTGTGACCAGCTTGGCTTTTAGTCTCCCTGAAAGAGCCACCAGCGTCAGGCTGAGGGAGGCTTTTCACTGGGCGGAGAAGAGAAAGTTTCTGGACTTCTTGTGCTGTTGTCTATCCCTGCCCCAAGTGGCCCTACAACCAAGATGAGCCTCCTGTGCTCTGGAGTATTATGGCAAGCAAGAGGCCAATAGCCGTGGCAGGGGCTCAGTTTCTCAGCTTCTCACCCTCCCCAAGGTGGCCATCCACATATGTGGGGTGTGTCTTTgagtatctctgtgaggtgactGGCCAGTGTGGCTGACTGAGGGTTCATTCCCCAGCCAGAGTAGGTCTATGGCCAGGAAACCAAGAGAGGCTCAACACCTGACAAGTCCTGGTCACCCTGCCAACCTCTCAGCGTGTGGCCTCACCACTGAGACCACAGGCTCTCAGCCACAACCCTACACTGCTCACTCTGTACCTGTCCCAACCCTGCAGGCCCAGATTGCCACAAGTACCCTAGTGGTCTCCGGTAGTGCCTAGCACAGGGCTGGTGAGAGCTAGTGAATATATGCCCTCTCCTGCTGGAGCTGGACCCCCTCACCCACAGGCAATCATTTGTTTGATGCAGAAGAGGCTTGGAACAGGGAGGTTTGCACCTGCTGGCCAAGTTCTGCCTGGCTTGGACTTGCCATCCTCAGGGTGGGTGAACATTGTTGCTGGGGTTGGGGGCCTGGAAGGGTGAGATACTTTTTGGAACCCAGCACTGGGGAACTTATGTGGAAAATGGGTGTGAGTGAGGCTGATGGCATTGGGGTGTTGGGGAGACCTGGCAGTGTGAGACGCAGAGGGTGGTGCCACAGAGAGTTTGCCCAGCACTTAGAAAGTAGCCAAGAGGgtcgggcgccatggctcacacctgtaatcccagcactttgggagtccgaggcgggcggatcacctgaggttgggagttcgagaccagcctgaccaacgtggagaaaccctgtctctactaaaaatacaaaattagccaggcatggtgttgcatgcctgttatcccagctactcgggaaggctgagacaggcgaattgcttaaactgggaggcggaggttgcggtgagccaagattgcgccattgtactccagccttccagcctgggcaataagagcgaaactctgtttcaaaaaaaaaaaaaaaaaaaaaaaagaaagtagccaAGAAGTCTGTCTGTGGGCCAAGCCCTGCCAGTGTGGGACACACTGCGATGAGTCTGACCTCAGGTCTTCCTGTTATGGAGTCTGGTGGGAGAGGCACACCGCATCCTTAGGCTAGACCTTAGGCTCAAGGTGGGGAAAGCCATGGTAGAGCCTGGCCCAGGCTTGAGGAAGGCTTTATGGAAAAGGTGGTCCTCTTTTCAGATCAGGGAAGCACCCACTTGCTGCCCACCATCCCTAGCTCCCTGAGCCAGTCTTTCCTGAGACCTGGGGTCCCAGGAGTTCTGACCCTCTGGGAAACATTTTGGCCATTGGACGGTAGGAGCCTTCCACCCTTCACCCCTACCCTATGTTGGTTTGCAGGCATAGTCCTCGCAGGCAGTGGCTGGGTAGGCAAGGCTTGAAACCCTCTTGTTTCCAAAGTGGCAATGTCTGAAAATGTCCTCCTGCTGCCAGGGCAGGCACCTCCCTCTGCACCCATGCCTGTTGAGCTATGCCTGTGTATGCCACACCCCTCAGGTCCTTAGTCAGGACCATGTTCCCCCATGACCCATCTTCTCCAAAGGAGGGAATTCCCTGTCCCTTTGGCTTAGGAGCCTCCCTGGGGCCTCAAGCTCAGCTCTGTCACACCAGCTCCTGATTCTTGGCCACCATGAACCACAGGCTAGGTAGGCTCAGGTGGGGCCTTgaccccaggcctcagtttcctcatgggaCACTTGTGAGGATTTAACAGATTAATACAGGAAAAGCTCTGGGAGCAGGATCAGGCCAGAGGGAGTGGCCAGGAACTATCAGATACAGttcttgagatggagtgttgctctgtctcccaggctggagtgtagtggcacgatcctgatccaccgcaacctctacctcccgggcttaagcagttctcccgcctcagcctcccgagtagctgggactagagaaatccgccaccatgcccatgcccggcaaatttttgcacttttagcagagacgaggtttcaccatgttggccaggctggtctcaaactccgaactcaagtgatctgcccaccttggtctcacaaagtgttgggattataggcatgagccactgtgcccagcagaaaTGCTAAGAATGGGAGGATGTCTGTAAAGGGCTTAGCTGGGGTTGATTAAACACTTAACATGACACAGGTGTggattagctcatttaatccccacCATATCCCCATGAGGTAGGCTATCCTCAACTGGGCTCAGTTgtacagatggggaagctgaggcgtgGAGGGGCAGGGTGACTTGGCCATGGCCCAGCTGACATGAAGGTTAGTCTGGCTTTGGCTACCTCCCCTTCCTACGTTCACAGGGGTAACTGCTTAGGCCTCTGTACCAACACCCCCAGGCACCAACTCTGATCCAGACCCCTCTGCTTCACAGGAACTGGTTGAGTGGGTGCTGGAAGAGGTGGCCCAGAGGTCCTATGCTGTGGGATCCCCAGGCAGCCCCCTCATTCTGGAGGTAGGCTGTGGATCGGGAGCCATCTCCCTCAGCCTGCTGAGCCAGCTCCCTCAGGTGAGCCTCTCCACCCACTCTGGATAGACTGCGACTGACACTCACTGTCCCTCCCATTAGTGCTTCCCCCACATCCCTCTGCTAGGAGCACTTGAGGGGAAGCAGCTAGATGAGGGAGGACAGGGCTGCCCCTAGCCCACTGTGGTTCACAGACTCTAATGCCTACCACATGTATCTGGCTAGATTTTGGCCAAGAAGAAAAGGCTGTTGGGTATTTCCCTTCTCTTCTGGTGGGGGGTTGGAGGAGGGTCTCCCAGGCCCAGTATCTCCCAGCATCTCTCAGCATTGCCTTCCACATATCCTCTGTTTGTTCTTGGGACAGAGCCGAGTCATTGCTGTGGATAAGGGGGAAGCTGCCATCTCTCTGACCCATGAGAACGCTCAGAGGTAGGTGGGGGAGTTGCACTTTGGAGCCTGATCTTGACTCCTTTTCAGGTTTCAAACTCACTAATGTCTGATTTCTCCTGCCAAGAAGGAGGAAGCAGTGGGGTAGCCTGGCATGGGTCCCATGGGGTTCTGAATGGGTAGTGGGCAGTGAGTATCTTGCCGGTCCAAGAAAGGTTGACTACAAGACctcattcttttgtgttttttttttttgttttgttttgtttttttgagatggagtctcgctctgtcgcccaggctggagtgcagtggccagatctcagctcactgcaagctccgcctcccgggtttacgccattctccgacctcagcctcccgagtagctgggactacaggcgcccgccacctcgcccggctagtttttttttttttttgtattttttagtagagacggggtttcactgtgttagccggga is a genomic window of Macaca mulatta isolate MMU2019108-1 chromosome 2, T2T-MMU8v2.0, whole genome shotgun sequence containing:
- the HEMK1 gene encoding MTRF1L release factor glutamine methyltransferase isoform X17, with amino-acid sequence MSLEPKQLSSSLRPALWTQPLTSQQLQCIRELSSRRLQRMPVQYILGEWDFQGLSLRMVPPVFIPRPETEVHPNVKPHRGMPYQELKRTWPVAESEEAWNREVCTCWPSSAWLGLAILRELVEWVLEEVAQRSYAVGSPGSPLILEVGCGSGAISLSLLSQLPQSRVIAVDKGEAAISLTHENAQRLQLQDRIWIIHLDMTSERSWTHLPWGPVDLVVSNPPYIFHQDMEQLAPEIRSYEDPAALDGGEEGMDIITHILALAPRLLKDSGIFLEVDPRHPELVSSWLQSRPELYLNLVAVRKDFCGRSRFLHIQRSRP
- the HEMK1 gene encoding MTRF1L release factor glutamine methyltransferase isoform X18 translates to MSLEPKQLSSSLRPALWTQPLTSQQLQCIRELSSRRLQRMPVQYILGEWDFQGLSLRMVPPVFIPRPETEPHRGMPYQELKRTWPVAESEEAWNREVCTCWPSSAWLGLAILRELVEWVLEEVAQRSYAVGSPGSPLILEVGCGSGAISLSLLSQLPQSRVIAVDKGEAAISLTHENAQRLQLQDRIWIIHLDMTSERSWTHLPWGPVDLVVSNPPYIFHQDMEQLAPEIRSYEDPAALDGGEEGMDIITHILALAPRLLKDSGSIFLEVDPRHPELVSSWLQSRPELYLNLVAVRKDFCGRSRFLHIQRSRP
- the HEMK1 gene encoding MTRF1L release factor glutamine methyltransferase isoform X19, translating into MSLEPKQLSSSLRPALWTQPLTSQQLQCIRELSSRRLQRMPVQYILGEWDFQGLSLRMVPPVFIPRPETEPHRGMPYQELKRTWPVAESEEAWNREVCTCWPSSAWLGLAILRELVEWVLEEVAQRSYAVGSPGSPLILEVGCGSGAISLSLLSQLPQSRVIAVDKGEAAISLTHENAQRLQLQDRIWIIHLDMTSERSWTHLPWGPVDLVVSNPPYIFHQDMEQLAPEIRSYEDPAALDGGEEGMDIITHILALAPRLLKDSGIFLEVDPRHPELVSSWLQSRPELYLNLVAVRKDFCGRSRFLHIQRSRP
- the HEMK1 gene encoding MTRF1L release factor glutamine methyltransferase isoform X20, with protein sequence MPVQYILGEWDFQGLSLRMVPPVFIPRPETEVHPNVKPHRGMPYQELKRTWPVAESGENGCRGWCLMKEESEVQTCRRHVTKEAWNREVCTCWPSSAWLGLAILRELVEWVLEEVAQRSYAVGSPGSPLILEVGCGSGAISLSLLSQLPQSRVIAVDKGEAAISLTHENAQRLQLQDRIWIIHLDMTSERSWTHLPWGPVDLVVSNPPYIFHQDMEQLAPEIRSYEDPAALDGGEEGMDIITHILALAPRLLKDSGSIFLEVDPRHPELVSSWLQSRPELYLNLVAVRKDFCGRSRFLHIQRSRP
- the HEMK1 gene encoding MTRF1L release factor glutamine methyltransferase isoform X23 codes for the protein MPVQYILGEWDFQGLSLRMVPPVFIPRPETEVHPNVKPHRGMPYQELKRTWPVAESEEAWNREVCTCWPSSAWLGLAILRELVEWVLEEVAQRSYAVGSPGSPLILEVGCGSGAISLSLLSQLPQSRVIAVDKGEAAISLTHENAQRLQLQDRIWIIHLDMTSERSWTHLPWGPVDLVVSNPPYIFHQDMEQLAPEIRSYEDPAALDGGEEGMDIITHILALAPRLLKDSGSIFLEVDPRHPELVSSWLQSRPELYLNLVAVRKDFCGRSRFLHIQRSRP